In the genome of Osmerus mordax isolate fOsmMor3 chromosome 15, fOsmMor3.pri, whole genome shotgun sequence, one region contains:
- the LOC136958056 gene encoding leukocyte elastase inhibitor-like isoform X2 translates to MSSPLSEANANFSLALFQKIAEETPTGNVFFSPLSISSALAMVLLGARGNTATQMSESLHLHKTKDEVHVAFGKLMAELNKKDAPYALSLANRLYGEQTYEFVKEFLGDTRKHYDAELETVDFQKNYEGARLNINGWVAKQTQDKIQNLLQEGIVDEMTKLVLVNAIYFKGSWEKKFKDTNTRDTQFKLNQNESKPVKMMYQKTKFPLTFIPEANCQILELPYVGKDLSMLIMLPNEITGLTKLEKNLSYENFLEWTRPDMMDMQEVQVGLPRFKLEQTLDLKAKLTSMGMTDAFDHALADFSGMSPSNNLVLSKVIHKAFVEVNEEGTEAAAATAAVMMLRCAMMPASFIADHPFLFFIRHNPTNSVLFYGRYCSP, encoded by the exons ATGTCATCAcccctgtctgaggcaaacGCCAACTTCTCCCTGGCCCTGTTCCAGAAGATTGCAGAGGAAACCCCAACAGGAAacgtctttttctctcccctcagcATCTCTTCAGCTCTGGCCATGGTGCTACTCGGTGCCAGGGGCAACACGGCCACACAGATGTCCGAG TCCCTGCACCTTCACAAGACAAAGGATGAGGTGCACGTGGCCTTTGGTAAGCTGATGGCTGAGCTGAACAAGAAAGACGCCCCATATGCCCTCAGCCTGGCTAACAGGCTGTATGGAGAGCAGACCTACGAGTTTGTCAAG gagTTTCTAGGAGACACCAGGAAACACTACGATGCAGAGCTGGAGACTGTGGACTTCCAGAAGAATTATGAGGGGGCCAGACTCAACATCAACGGCTGGGTGGCGAAACAGACACAAG ATAAGATCCAGAACCTTCTGCAGGAGGGCAttgtggatgaaatgaccaagcTGGTGTTGGTCAACGCCATCTACTTCAAGGGCAGCTGGGAGAAGAAGTtcaaggacacaaacacaagagACACCCAGTTCAAGCTCAACCAA AATGAGAGCAAGCCAGTGAAGATGATGTACCAGAAGACAAAATTCCCCCTGACATTCATCCCTGAGGCCAACTGTCAGATCCTGGAGCTACCTTACGTTGGAAAAGATCTGAGCATGCTCATCATGCTGCCCAATGAGATCACAGGTCTGACGAAG cTGGAGAAGAATCTGAGCTATGAGAACTTTCTAGAATGGACCAGACCAGATATGATGGATATGCAGGAAGTGCAGGTGGGCCTGCCCAGGTTCAAGTTGGAGCAGACTCTGGACCTGAAAGCCAAACTGACCAGTATGGGCATGACGGATGCCTTCGACCATGCCCTTGCTGacttctctg GCATGTCTCCCAGCAACAACCTTGTCCTGTCCAAAGTCATCCACAAAGCCTTTGTGGAGGTCAACGAGGAGGGCACAGAAGCCGCCGCTGCCACGGCCGCTGTCATGATGTTGCGCTGTGCCATGATGCCAGCCTCCTTCATCGCTGACCaccccttcctcttcttcatcagACACAACCCCACCAATAGTGTCCTCTTCTATGGGCGCTACTGCTCCCCCTAG
- the LOC136958056 gene encoding leukocyte elastase inhibitor-like isoform X1 — MSSPLSEANANFSLALFQKIAEETPTGNVFFSPLSISSALAMVLLGARGNTATQMSEVLCFSKAKQAKHAAGPEQMMQQQVQRAQLPQALVKMSLHLHKTKDEVHVAFGKLMAELNKKDAPYALSLANRLYGEQTYEFVKEFLGDTRKHYDAELETVDFQKNYEGARLNINGWVAKQTQDKIQNLLQEGIVDEMTKLVLVNAIYFKGSWEKKFKDTNTRDTQFKLNQNESKPVKMMYQKTKFPLTFIPEANCQILELPYVGKDLSMLIMLPNEITGLTKLEKNLSYENFLEWTRPDMMDMQEVQVGLPRFKLEQTLDLKAKLTSMGMTDAFDHALADFSGMSPSNNLVLSKVIHKAFVEVNEEGTEAAAATAAVMMLRCAMMPASFIADHPFLFFIRHNPTNSVLFYGRYCSP, encoded by the exons ATGTCATCAcccctgtctgaggcaaacGCCAACTTCTCCCTGGCCCTGTTCCAGAAGATTGCAGAGGAAACCCCAACAGGAAacgtctttttctctcccctcagcATCTCTTCAGCTCTGGCCATGGTGCTACTCGGTGCCAGGGGCAACACGGCCACACAGATGTCCGAG GTGCTCTGCTTCAGCAAAGCAAAGCAGGCTAAACATGCAGCAGGCCCAGAGCAGATGATGCAACAGCAGGTCCAGAGAGCCCAGCTCCCTCAGGCTCTGGTCAAGATG TCCCTGCACCTTCACAAGACAAAGGATGAGGTGCACGTGGCCTTTGGTAAGCTGATGGCTGAGCTGAACAAGAAAGACGCCCCATATGCCCTCAGCCTGGCTAACAGGCTGTATGGAGAGCAGACCTACGAGTTTGTCAAG gagTTTCTAGGAGACACCAGGAAACACTACGATGCAGAGCTGGAGACTGTGGACTTCCAGAAGAATTATGAGGGGGCCAGACTCAACATCAACGGCTGGGTGGCGAAACAGACACAAG ATAAGATCCAGAACCTTCTGCAGGAGGGCAttgtggatgaaatgaccaagcTGGTGTTGGTCAACGCCATCTACTTCAAGGGCAGCTGGGAGAAGAAGTtcaaggacacaaacacaagagACACCCAGTTCAAGCTCAACCAA AATGAGAGCAAGCCAGTGAAGATGATGTACCAGAAGACAAAATTCCCCCTGACATTCATCCCTGAGGCCAACTGTCAGATCCTGGAGCTACCTTACGTTGGAAAAGATCTGAGCATGCTCATCATGCTGCCCAATGAGATCACAGGTCTGACGAAG cTGGAGAAGAATCTGAGCTATGAGAACTTTCTAGAATGGACCAGACCAGATATGATGGATATGCAGGAAGTGCAGGTGGGCCTGCCCAGGTTCAAGTTGGAGCAGACTCTGGACCTGAAAGCCAAACTGACCAGTATGGGCATGACGGATGCCTTCGACCATGCCCTTGCTGacttctctg GCATGTCTCCCAGCAACAACCTTGTCCTGTCCAAAGTCATCCACAAAGCCTTTGTGGAGGTCAACGAGGAGGGCACAGAAGCCGCCGCTGCCACGGCCGCTGTCATGATGTTGCGCTGTGCCATGATGCCAGCCTCCTTCATCGCTGACCaccccttcctcttcttcatcagACACAACCCCACCAATAGTGTCCTCTTCTATGGGCGCTACTGCTCCCCCTAG